In the Pleurodeles waltl isolate 20211129_DDA chromosome 3_1, aPleWal1.hap1.20221129, whole genome shotgun sequence genome, AGATGTGCAGTCTTTCTTAGATAGAAAGTGTGCATTTGTAAATGCGTTTGCAAAGAACTAGAGATTGTGGCTAATTTTATTTTTGTGCCTATATAGAAAACAGAGGTTAAAATGTATGGGTTCCTGGGAACATGGGGCACTGTGGGCAAGTAATTATAGAGCTATATTTGATTGCATAAAAGTATGTTAGTTTAACTTGGAGGTAAATGTACATGTGATGTCAAGTGAAGTATTTCATTTGTGCACTACTATAATAAAGTTGACAGCAGAAGGGTTGACTATTGGCATTGTCTAGAAATTTAAAAGCTATACTGGATACAATAAATTGAGTGTTAAGTGACTTGATAAATTTAATATACAAATTAAAAATGGGCGCCTACTTTAAACATATAAGTCTGTGATTAAATTACCTCAGTGAAATGATTTAAGGAGTTATATGGAtgtgttttcattatatttttttcttttacatttataGGAAACGAGAGAATCACCAGAACACTATAAACATTTTAGAATCCGTTCAGTTGAAATGGGAGCTCTTTCAGAGTTGGACAGATTTTTCAAGATTACATCTTTCTAACAAACTTGCAATTTTTGGGATTGGTTTTAATACACGGTGGAAAGAAGATATTCGATATCACTATGCTGAAATTAGTTCGCAAGTACCACTTGGAAAACGACTACGAGAGTATTTTAATCCTGAGAAGCCAGAGGGGCGAATCATCATGACTAGAGTACAGAAAATGAATTGGAAAAATGTGTATTATAAATTTTTAGAGATTACTATAAGTGAAGCAAGATGTTTGGAGCTCCACATGGAATTTAGCTGGATACCTATAGCCCACTCAAAGCCTATTGGAGGGAATATTGTTCAGTATTTATTACCAGGTGGTATTCCAAAAAGCCCTGGACTTTATGCCATAGGTTATCAAGACATATATGAAAAGCCTGCTCCTCTAGAAAATGAAGTTCAGGACCTAACGAATGAGTGCAAAGGTGATTTGGAGAATTTTTCAGGACAAACCTGTAAAGGAACATCTCTGTCCAACAAAATCACTTACTGCTATCTTGGGATTGCAGAAGGCAGAACTCTTCAGCagtgtttatttttacattttcagtcTACTgttaaatgtcacagcaaagagTGGGCTGGAATTAATGACTTTTTAGCTCAGAACTGCAAAGTCGAACCAGGGGTATCCCCCAAAACTATGTACATCAAATTCGTGGAAGTGGAACGAGACTTTCTTTCTGCAGGGTCTTTGGTGGAGTGTCTTGAAAAAGCCATTGGATACCCCTTAAAGTTTAATTTCTAGTTATTGTCCTTCATAAGGATTCATGCCGCAGACTGTTTTCCAGCTTGTTACAGCAGGTTGTCAGATTGCTTAAGGATCTTTAAAAAGATCCCAAATTTTTCACAGGAGGCATCTAACCTAAAATGTGAACATTTATTTGAAACATACTTACAAATAATGCATTTGGCCAGGGCAGATGAAATGTACAATTTGTGTTGGATCAATATCTGTTTTTAAtataagaaaaaaagtaaaataaaaacaaacgtAGAACCCTGGTATTAAATTGCTGTAAGTACATTCCACTTTGAACATCGCTTTTACTTTCAATTCGGTATGATActcattttttcatatttttacatgCGTTtctttatataatatatgtacacGCATAGATGTTATCaggtctgaaataaaaaaaaaagtaatgtattCTGACAAATTGCACCTTGACGCACATTAAAaggaaaacaattttcaaacacatTTATCTACTTTTGTATATAATTTAGAAATTCACCTTTTTATAAGGTGTTTTGATATTTCCAACCATtattgtctgcaaatatttttgtttgtgatgTGCTGTACCCctatcttttgtacattaaaacaaTTATTGGCATACTTGAGTTATCTTTAATTTTCTACTCTTTGCACTGAACCGACCACTTAAAGGTTAAGAGCATGTTTAATACATGCTTTAAAGTAGCATAAACAATGCAAAAAGTTGATTcacagaaacaaaaataattttatttttttggttttaaaCAATTAACACAACGATGAAACTTTAAACTTCCGCATATGCTTTAGGTTTATTtgatgttttggaaaatgtgacaTAAAATAAATGTCCGTGGCAAAAAATATAGACTCcatcttttcaaaatgtttttgttttttttcaacatgAATTAGCTGTCACACTTCCTACATTTTCCCATTAAAATATTTGCAAATTGAAGTATTGTGGAATTTGTTTTAGATTGTCTGGCATTTCCTGAATATGGACACCTTTCAGTTAGACATCCACCCTGGATGTCGGTGCTTTAACAGCTTGAGTGCCCTCTTTTCTCCTT is a window encoding:
- the MSANTD2 gene encoding myb/SANT-like DNA-binding domain-containing protein 2 isoform X1, whose product is MAAPCESDLQSDSAPPPLKIPKRENMSPASPGLSDGHPSLSAPSTPSHSSPLEGCAGGPGLALSPSVSFSTSAACRGMSWTPAETNALIAVWGNERLVEAHYQQLEGSGTLFASKAPGPAMYERVSRALAELGYERTPSQCRERMKTLRRCYSRVKEHGAGKRKSSYTFEQLEQVFGQGGWDSKPCTPVLINSSGLYQEVESDSSTMEDFSQEDWGNHNQDQQGFQAGDPDIVEISAPKKQMKIKSESSEELQKRENHQNTINILESVQLKWELFQSWTDFSRLHLSNKLAIFGIGFNTRWKEDIRYHYAEISSQVPLGKRLREYFNPEKPEGRIIMTRVQKMNWKNVYYKFLEITISEARCLELHMEFSWIPIAHSKPIGGNIVQYLLPGGIPKSPGLYAIGYQDIYEKPAPLENEVQDLTNECKGDLENFSGQTCKGTSLSNKITYCYLGIAEGRTLQQCLFLHFQSTVKCHSKEWAGINDFLAQNCKVEPGVSPKTMYIKFVEVERDFLSAGSLVECLEKAIGYPLKFNF